One Anas platyrhynchos isolate ZD024472 breed Pekin duck chromosome 10, IASCAAS_PekinDuck_T2T, whole genome shotgun sequence genomic window carries:
- the LOC101794644 gene encoding cell adhesion molecule CEACAM1 isoform X2: MLALPLLVLLASAGTGPAAGLAVIARTLFPCYSADLKPVSEVLVSARGCTVLFSVEPRAAGTTASWEYESGARKELIATWVPNKSAEISRAYVGHARLSEMDFSLQLVLRWWNGGFYRFRSESEATGWLELRVVEPLSEPEILGNSFVEVGGDTKLYCNVLEGQVDVYWWKRNGKLLMESNGLQFIHNNTLEIHRALMNDTGYYTCIISNPVSHNETSFLLRVHRIFNWWRLRNSPDDDLTF, encoded by the exons ATGCTCGCCCTTCCCCTCCTCGTCCTCCTGGCCTCCGCCGGGACAGGCCCAGCGGCCGGCCTGGCTGTCATAG CCCGCACGCTCTTCCCGTGCTACTCTGCCGACCTCAAGCCGGTGTCCGAGGTCCTGGTCTCGGccaggggctgcactgtgctcttCAGCGTCGAGCCGAGGGCAGCCGGCACCACGGCGTCCTGGGAGTACGAGTCCGGCGCGCGCAAGGAGCTCATCGCCACGTGGGTTCCCAACAAGTCGGCCGAGATCTCCCGCGCCTACGTGGGCCACGCCAGGCTCAGCGAGATGGACTTCTcgctgcagctggtgctgcgCTGGTGGAACGGGGGGTTCTACCGCTTCCGCTCCGAGTCGGAGGCCACGGGCTGGTTGGAGCTGCGCGTGGTCG AGCCGCTCTCCGAGCCAGAAATCCTGGGCAACTCCTTCGTGGAGGTGGGAGGCGACACCAAGCTGTACTGCAACGTGCTGGAGGGGCAGGTGGACGTGTACTGGTGGAAGAGGAACGGGAAGCTGCTGATGGAGAGCAACGGCCTCCAGTTCATCCACAACAACACGCTGGAGATCCACCGAGCCCTGATGAACGACACCGGCTACTACACGTGCATAATCAGCAACCCGGTCAGCCACAACGAAACCTCCTTCCTGCTGCGCGTCCACA GGATCTTCAACTGGTGGAGGTTGAGGAACTCCCCAGATGATGACCTTACTTTTTGA
- the LOC119717846 gene encoding uncharacterized protein isoform X3, giving the protein MTELWAEEGSSVMMHAPSIRNISLVEWEYIREDTSKLILQYYAESQSVTIDPAYEGRVVFYENNGSLVLQKLREMDSGIYRATVNLMQDKATTTTLRVLSLTPPARAAQMMTAAALMLTAISAVLFVIRLCQLGKLRLGKKALKWLMMSILGLLCTFSLLLLAASVIWMQEDGHSAACIRLVLILTAVIMAMALTVVAMSPCRPAVLTCFGSKGWHRIILCITAIMLVDNLLFTIFLLHNFHQLHEWGCSEAVNLIIGFVIPAVAVLSMRLLLFLCSYKKNRERQQQPDPQEVTHSLQTTSILVTSSTHQVSPSPVAADTCNGTMNI; this is encoded by the exons ATGACAGAGCTCTGGGCAGAGGAAGGATCCTCTGTCATGATGCACGCACCGTCTATCAGGAACATCAGCTTGGTCGAGTGGGAATACATAAGAGAAGACACCTCCAAATTAATCCTGCAGTACTACGCAGAGTCGCAGTCAGTAACCATTGACCCAGCTTACGAAGGCAGAGTGGTTTTCTACGAAAACAACGGCTCCCTTGTCCTGCAGAAGCTGCGAGAGATGGACAGTGGCATCTATAGAGCAACAGTTAACTTGATGCAggacaaagcaacaacaaccaCTCTTAGAGTGCTCA GTCTTACACCTCCTGCCCGTGCTGCACAGATGATGACCGCTGCTGCGCTGATGCTCACTGCCATCTCTGCCGTCCTCTTCGTTATCCGGCTCTGTCAGCTGGGGAAGCTCAGACTCG GAAAGAAAGCATTGAAATGGTTAATGATGTCCAtcctggggctgctgtgcaCCTTTTCTCTCCTCCTGTTGGCTGCCTCTGTCATCTGGATGCAGGAAGATG GTCATTCTGCTGCCTGCATCAGGCTCGTGCTTATCCTCACAGCTGTGATCATGGCCATGGCACTGACGGTGGTGGCGATGTCGCCGTGCAGACCAGCAGTGCTCACATGCTTCGGGTCCAAAGGCT GGCACCGTATTATCCTGTGCATTACAGCCATAATGCTGGTAGACAACCTGCTGTTCACCATCTTCCTGCTCCACAACTTCCATCAGCTCCATG AGTGGGGCTGCTCAGAGGCTGTCAATCTGATCATTGGCTTCGTCATTCCTGCTGTGGCAGTCCTCTCCATGCGGCTGCTCCTCTTCCTGTGCT CTTACAAGAAAAATcgggagaggcagcagcagccggaCCCCCAGGAGGTCACCCACAGCTTACAGACCACATCCATCTTGGTGACTTCCAGCACACATCAGGTGTCTCCTTCTCCAGTTGCTGCAGATACTTGTAATGGTACGATGAATATTTAA
- the LOC119717846 gene encoding uncharacterized protein isoform X2, with the protein MSFADYLLLLLQVSRLAAEMTELWAEEGSSVMMHAPSIRNISLVEWEYIREDTSKLILQYYAESQSVTIDPAYEGRVVFYENNGSLVLQKLREMDSGIYRATVNLMQDKATTTTLRVLSLTPPARAAQMMTAAALMLTAISAVLFVIRLCQLGKLRLGKKALKWLMMSILGLLCTFSLLLLAASVIWMQEDGHSAACIRLVLILTAVIMAMALTVVAMSPCRPAVLTCFGSKGWHRIILCITAIMLVDNLLFTIFLLHNFHQLHEWGCSEAVNLIIGFVIPAVAVLSMRLLLFLCSYKKNRERQQQPDPQEVTHSLQTTSILVTSSTHQVSPSPVAADTCNGTMNI; encoded by the exons ATGTCCTTCGCAGACT acctgctgctgcttttgcaggTGTCCCGTCTTGCAGCAGAAATGACAGAGCTCTGGGCAGAGGAAGGATCCTCTGTCATGATGCACGCACCGTCTATCAGGAACATCAGCTTGGTCGAGTGGGAATACATAAGAGAAGACACCTCCAAATTAATCCTGCAGTACTACGCAGAGTCGCAGTCAGTAACCATTGACCCAGCTTACGAAGGCAGAGTGGTTTTCTACGAAAACAACGGCTCCCTTGTCCTGCAGAAGCTGCGAGAGATGGACAGTGGCATCTATAGAGCAACAGTTAACTTGATGCAggacaaagcaacaacaaccaCTCTTAGAGTGCTCA GTCTTACACCTCCTGCCCGTGCTGCACAGATGATGACCGCTGCTGCGCTGATGCTCACTGCCATCTCTGCCGTCCTCTTCGTTATCCGGCTCTGTCAGCTGGGGAAGCTCAGACTCG GAAAGAAAGCATTGAAATGGTTAATGATGTCCAtcctggggctgctgtgcaCCTTTTCTCTCCTCCTGTTGGCTGCCTCTGTCATCTGGATGCAGGAAGATG GTCATTCTGCTGCCTGCATCAGGCTCGTGCTTATCCTCACAGCTGTGATCATGGCCATGGCACTGACGGTGGTGGCGATGTCGCCGTGCAGACCAGCAGTGCTCACATGCTTCGGGTCCAAAGGCT GGCACCGTATTATCCTGTGCATTACAGCCATAATGCTGGTAGACAACCTGCTGTTCACCATCTTCCTGCTCCACAACTTCCATCAGCTCCATG AGTGGGGCTGCTCAGAGGCTGTCAATCTGATCATTGGCTTCGTCATTCCTGCTGTGGCAGTCCTCTCCATGCGGCTGCTCCTCTTCCTGTGCT CTTACAAGAAAAATcgggagaggcagcagcagccggaCCCCCAGGAGGTCACCCACAGCTTACAGACCACATCCATCTTGGTGACTTCCAGCACACATCAGGTGTCTCCTTCTCCAGTTGCTGCAGATACTTGTAATGGTACGATGAATATTTAA
- the LOC119717846 gene encoding uncharacterized protein isoform X1, which produces MSFADYLLLLLQVSRLAAEMTELWAEEGSSVMMHAPSIRNISLVEWEYIREDTSKLILQYYAESQSVTIDPAYEGRVVFYENNGSLVLQKLREMDSGIYRATVNLMQDKATTTTLRVLSLTPPARAAQMMTAAALMLTAISAVLFVIRLCQLGKLRLGKKALKWLMMSILGLLCTFSLLLLAASVIWMQEDGHSAACIRLVLILTAVIMAMALTVVAMSPCRPAVLTCFGSKGWHRIILCITAIMLVDNLLFTIFLLHNFHQLHEWGCSEAVNLIIGFVIPAVAVLSMRLLLFLCSYKKNRERQQQPDPQEVTHSLQTTSILVTSSTHQVSPSPVAADTCNGGPRD; this is translated from the exons ATGTCCTTCGCAGACT acctgctgctgcttttgcaggTGTCCCGTCTTGCAGCAGAAATGACAGAGCTCTGGGCAGAGGAAGGATCCTCTGTCATGATGCACGCACCGTCTATCAGGAACATCAGCTTGGTCGAGTGGGAATACATAAGAGAAGACACCTCCAAATTAATCCTGCAGTACTACGCAGAGTCGCAGTCAGTAACCATTGACCCAGCTTACGAAGGCAGAGTGGTTTTCTACGAAAACAACGGCTCCCTTGTCCTGCAGAAGCTGCGAGAGATGGACAGTGGCATCTATAGAGCAACAGTTAACTTGATGCAggacaaagcaacaacaaccaCTCTTAGAGTGCTCA GTCTTACACCTCCTGCCCGTGCTGCACAGATGATGACCGCTGCTGCGCTGATGCTCACTGCCATCTCTGCCGTCCTCTTCGTTATCCGGCTCTGTCAGCTGGGGAAGCTCAGACTCG GAAAGAAAGCATTGAAATGGTTAATGATGTCCAtcctggggctgctgtgcaCCTTTTCTCTCCTCCTGTTGGCTGCCTCTGTCATCTGGATGCAGGAAGATG GTCATTCTGCTGCCTGCATCAGGCTCGTGCTTATCCTCACAGCTGTGATCATGGCCATGGCACTGACGGTGGTGGCGATGTCGCCGTGCAGACCAGCAGTGCTCACATGCTTCGGGTCCAAAGGCT GGCACCGTATTATCCTGTGCATTACAGCCATAATGCTGGTAGACAACCTGCTGTTCACCATCTTCCTGCTCCACAACTTCCATCAGCTCCATG AGTGGGGCTGCTCAGAGGCTGTCAATCTGATCATTGGCTTCGTCATTCCTGCTGTGGCAGTCCTCTCCATGCGGCTGCTCCTCTTCCTGTGCT CTTACAAGAAAAATcgggagaggcagcagcagccggaCCCCCAGGAGGTCACCCACAGCTTACAGACCACATCCATCTTGGTGACTTCCAGCACACATCAGGTGTCTCCTTCTCCAGTTGCTGCAGATACTTGTAATG gggggccaagagactaa
- the LOC101794644 gene encoding cell adhesion molecule CEACAM1 isoform X1 produces the protein MLALPLLVLLASAGTGPAAGLAVIARTLFPCYSADLKPVSEVLVSARGCTVLFSVEPRAAGTTASWEYESGARKELIATWVPNKSAEISRAYVGHARLSEMDFSLQLVLRWWNGGFYRFRSESEATGWLELRVVEPLSEPEILGNSFVEVGGDTKLYCNVLEGQVDVYWWKRNGKLLMESNGLQFIHNNTLEIHRALMNDTGYYTCIISNPVSHNETSFLLRVHNNDRAFFILIVVFVSIGLLAGIFNWWRLRNSPDDDLTF, from the exons ATGCTCGCCCTTCCCCTCCTCGTCCTCCTGGCCTCCGCCGGGACAGGCCCAGCGGCCGGCCTGGCTGTCATAG CCCGCACGCTCTTCCCGTGCTACTCTGCCGACCTCAAGCCGGTGTCCGAGGTCCTGGTCTCGGccaggggctgcactgtgctcttCAGCGTCGAGCCGAGGGCAGCCGGCACCACGGCGTCCTGGGAGTACGAGTCCGGCGCGCGCAAGGAGCTCATCGCCACGTGGGTTCCCAACAAGTCGGCCGAGATCTCCCGCGCCTACGTGGGCCACGCCAGGCTCAGCGAGATGGACTTCTcgctgcagctggtgctgcgCTGGTGGAACGGGGGGTTCTACCGCTTCCGCTCCGAGTCGGAGGCCACGGGCTGGTTGGAGCTGCGCGTGGTCG AGCCGCTCTCCGAGCCAGAAATCCTGGGCAACTCCTTCGTGGAGGTGGGAGGCGACACCAAGCTGTACTGCAACGTGCTGGAGGGGCAGGTGGACGTGTACTGGTGGAAGAGGAACGGGAAGCTGCTGATGGAGAGCAACGGCCTCCAGTTCATCCACAACAACACGCTGGAGATCCACCGAGCCCTGATGAACGACACCGGCTACTACACGTGCATAATCAGCAACCCGGTCAGCCACAACGAAACCTCCTTCCTGCTGCGCGTCCACA acaacgACAGGGCGTTTTTCATCCTCATCGTGGTATTCGTTAGCATCGGCTTGCTGGCAG GGATCTTCAACTGGTGGAGGTTGAGGAACTCCCCAGATGATGACCTTACTTTTTGA